GCGTTGGTAATGTTAATTTTCCTAATTTAATTTGAACGTTAAAATCTTTTTTATCATACGTCTTAGAAGAAGAAGTTGAAATACGAATGAGACCTTCTTATTTTCCGTTCACAGAACCTTCAGTTGAGGTAGATGTATTTTACAAAAATAGGTGAATAGAAATTCTTGGTGCAGGTATGTTACATAAAAATGTTTTAAAAATGGCAGGTTACACCAATCAAATGAACGGTTTTGCTGCCGGAATAGGTTTGGAACGTATTGCTATGATTAAATATCAAATACAAGACATCAGAGAATTATACATAAATGATTTAAGAATCTTAAATCAATTCAGAAAGGAAAATTAATGCTTTTTTCATACAAAAAGTTAAAAGAAATAGCTAACTTAGATGATACGGTTTCTTTTAACGATGTTATTAATGCAATTAATTCTATTGGATTTGAGGTAGAAAATTATAAAAAATTAAATAACATTAGTGGAATTAAATTTGGAAAAGTTTTAAAAACTTATAAAAATCCTAATGGTGATAAATTAACCGTTTGTGAAATAGAATTTAACGATAAAATACGAACTATACAAACAACAGCTAAAAACGTTAAAGAAAACGACTTTTTAATGGCTTTTGTTCCAGGTTCAAGTAATGGAGAAATGATATTTACTGAAAAAAAATTACAAAATATTATTTCTGAAGGTATGCTTATTTCTTTAAATGAACTAGGATTTAATTCAGAGCTTGTATGGGATGAATATAAGGATGGCATTTTTACATTTAAAAAGGTAGATTTGAACCTTGATCCTATTGAATATTTTGAATTAAATGATTATATTATTGATATAAAAATTTTAACTAATCGCTCTGATGCTAATTCGTATATAATAATGGGAAAAGAATTAGCTGCATATTTTAAAACAAAACCTAAAAACTATAATTTAAAATCTGCAAATTTTAAAAGTGATTTTAAAATAACAGATAATAATAAAAATATTTTAACAGGAATAGAAGCAAAGGTTGATGAAGACTTTTCTTTATCTATACAAGATTCCTTGTTAATAGTTAAATCAGGTATTAAACTCATTTCTCCCATAGTAGATTTAACTAATTTAACTCTAATCTTAAGCGGTATGCCTAACCATGCATATAATAAAGATAATATTAAAAGCCCGATAAATCCAAAGATTTTTTCTTCAAATTTTGAAATAATAGGAGGAAAAACTATAAATTTTCAGAATGGTCTTGGTATAGTTGATGGAAATAACAATATTATTTCTTTAGCAGGTGTTATGGGAGGAGAAAAATATTCTGTAAATAAAGATACTAAAAATATAATTATTGAAATTGGAAATTTTTCTATCAAAGATGTGAGACACACTGCTAAACAACTAAAATTAGAATCTAATGCTTTTAAACAATCCTCTAAAAAAATTTCTTTAGGAACAATGCTATTAGGTCATATTGTTTTATCTAATTATCTTAATAATTTTTCAGAAATAATAAACTTTCCGGAGATAAAAGAAAAAGAAATTGAATTCGATATTGAATATATAAATAAAATCGCAGGAAGTCAAATAAGTACAACTAAAAGATTTAAAGAAGTAATAAGATCACTGGAAATTCTTGAATTCCGATTTAGTAACAATAAAATTATAATACCTTCTTATAGACACGACATTAATGATATTGATGATGTATTAGAGGAAATATTAAGATTTTATGGATTTGATAATTTAACTTTACATCAGCCAAGTATTAATAATTTTAAAATTAATTCTTTATCTAATTTTAAAGAAAACATTTCCGCTAATGGATTCCAAGAAGTAAGAACTTATACATTAATTTCTAAAGAGAGAAATATATTTAATCCTTTCAATTTCGAAAAAAATATAGAATTAGAAACTTATATTTCAAAAGAGAGAGAAGTTATTAGAAATTCCTTATCAATTTCTTTAGCTGAGGTTATAGATTATAATCAAAAAAGAAAAATAAATGATATTTCCATTTTTGAAATAGGTATGGTAAATAAATTAAACAGGGTACTAGCATTAGCAACAACTACAAAAACTTTTGTAGAACTAAAACAAATACTAATAAATACGTTTTCTAATGACTTAGAATTTAAAAGAGCAGAAGATATTAATCAATTTCACACCGGTGTTAGTGCTATCATTTATCAAAAAGATAAAATTGTTGGTTGAATCGGTAAAATTTCGCCATATTTAAAT
This genomic interval from Mesomycoplasma molare contains the following:
- a CDS encoding phenylalanine--tRNA ligase subunit beta, with translation MLFSYKKLKEIANLDDTVSFNDVINAINSIGFEVENYKKLNNISGIKFGKVLKTYKNPNGDKLTVCEIEFNDKIRTIQTTAKNVKENDFLMAFVPGSSNGEMIFTEKKLQNIISEGMLISLNELGFNSELVWDEYKDGIFTFKKVDLNLDPIEYFELNDYIIDIKILTNRSDANSYIIMGKELAAYFKTKPKNYNLKSANFKSDFKITDNNKNILTGIEAKVDEDFSLSIQDSLLIVKSGIKLISPIVDLTNLTLILSGMPNHAYNKDNIKSPINPKIFSSNFEIIGGKTINFQNGLGIVDGNNNIISLAGVMGGEKYSVNKDTKNIIIEIGNFSIKDVRHTAKQLKLESNAFKQSSKKISLGTMLLGHIVLSNYLNNFSEIINFPEIKEKEIEFDIEYINKIAGSQISTTKRFKEVIRSLEILEFRFSNNKIIIPSYRHDINDIDDVLEEILRFYGFDNLTLHQPSINNFKINSLSNFKENISANGFQEVRTYTLISKERNIFNPFNFEKNIELETYISKEREVIRNSLSISLAEVIDYNQKRKINDISIFEIGMVNKLNRVLALATTTKTFVELKQILINTFSNDLEFKRAEDINQFHTGVSAIIYQKDKIVGWIGKISPYLNISDAYFVEVNLDVIKNKKNSFKQCNSKPLKTRDITFTINKKESIQEKIQEINSIYDSIFSIKVKDIYETEEVNKITLNIVCDENGMELIDKKYNNQ